AGGCCACCAACTTCTTTCCGTTGCTGCCCCTGCTCGGACGGATGGTGCATGAGCTCACGGGGTTGAGCATTCCGGTGGCGCTGGTGGGGATCGCGCAGGTGGCCGGATTGCTGGCGCTCGTGGTGCTGCACCAGCTCTTCCGCGAGCTGGCGGACGAGGAGGAGGCACGCACCGCGCTGCTGCTCTTCACGGCCTATCCCTTCGCCTTCTTCCACTCCGCGGGCTATCCCGAGTCGTTGATGGTGCTGCTCACCGCGCTCGCGGTGGCGCTGAGCCTGCGGGGCCGACATGGGTGGGCCGGGCTCACGCTGGGGGTGGCGGGACTGGCGCGCCATCTCTCGCTGCTGGCGGGCTTCTCGCTGCTCTACCAACAGCTCCGCTCGCGGGGCGGGGGCGTCCGGGCGCTGCTGCACCGGGATGTGCTCGCGCTGCTGCTGCCTCCGCTGATCACCTCGCTCTACTTCGTCTATCTGTGGCGGACCTTCGGAGATCCCCAGCTCTGGTGGAAGGTGCGCGCGCAGGGGTGGGGTGGCGCCTGGGCGGGGCTGGGGGACTGGCTGCGCGGAAAGTGGGCGCCGGAGGTCGGCCTCTACGTGGGGGTGTCGTTCATCCCCGGGGTGGGAGCCCTGTTGTTGTTGCGGCAGCGCCAGTGGTGGGTGCTGGCCGCCTTCGCGCTTCCCCTGATGCTCGTGCTGTGGACGGTGGGCCTGGTGGGTCTGGGGCGCTACAGCGCCGCGGTGTGGCCGGCCTTTCTGCCCCTGGGGGCGTGGCTCGCCCGCCGTCCCGCGCTGCGCGACCCGATCATCCTGGGCTGCGCCCTGTTCCAGGGAATGCTCGTCTACTTCTTCGTGCACTCCTATCCCATCAACTAGCCTTCATCCCCGCTCGCTCGACGAGCGCGCGGAGACCGTCGGACACGCCGCGCAACCGGCGCAGTGCGCTCGCGTGGTCCGCGTTGCCGATGTCGCTCCAGATCTCGGCTTGCGTCTTGGACAGACCCTCGAGCGTGAGGGGGTAGGTCGCGGCTTCGGGGACGGCGCCCTTCTCGTTGATGAGGTAGCGGCCGTTCAAGGCGAACAGCACCTGGGCCACGCAGCTCAGTGCCCGGTAGGCGCAGCCCGCGATGTGCGTCTGTTCGGAGCGCCTGGCCGCGATCTCGGCGTTGTCGATGGCGAAGCCCACCTCCCAGCCGAAGCGGGCGATCAGTGCATCCCGCAGTGGCTCTGGATAGGGCCGGGTCTGGCCCTTCAGCTCCGCGATGAGGCCGAGCGGATCGAGCAGCGGCTGACAGGTGGCGACCTCGCCCATCCAGATGACCGAGCAGAAGCCGTGAGGGTGGCCCACCTGGTAGTTCATCGAGAAGCGGCCCTGTCGCCCCTCGGCGATGACCTCGCGCACGCGTCCGAGGTCGCGGTAGAGGAGATCGACCTCCACGCCCGCGATGGTGAGCCAACCGCCGCCGTTGATCCACGGTCCCCACTCGCCGATCGAGGTCACCGTCGACGAGGGGTCATCGACGAGTGGGGCAATGGCCGACCGGAGCGCCGCGACATCGAGTGGCGCGTCGGGCTCGTAGTACAGGCCGATGTCGTAGTCGGAAGTGGGGCCCGCCGTGCCCCGCCCTCGCGAGCCACCGAGCACGAGCGCGGCAACGCCTGGGACGGACCGGAGCGCATCAACCACACGGACGAGAATGGGATCTTCCATTCACACAGGATGGCACCGAGCGGGGCCATCTGGAACCCAGACATCGCCATCAACCCGGAGCACCGTTCACGGCAGGGACATCTTGAGGCCCGTGCGCGCGAGCCACTCGGACACGGTGGTGTTGGACACGGTGTCACCGAAGTTGAAGGCATCCGCCGCGAGCCGCAGCATCTGGATCTTCCCGCTCGCGTCGAAGATGACGATGAAGGTGGCGCTCTCCTTCACCGGACGCTGGAAGTATTTCGACCCACTGCCGGTGGCGCCCTCGAACGAGTAGATGGTGCTCGTGGCGTACAGCGGGTTCTCGCCATGGATCACCTCGGCGACGTCGAGCTCCCCGCAGCCGCCGGGCGAGCCCATGCCCCGGCAATTGCAGCCATACTGGGCGGTGCGCACCACGCGAGCATTGAGCATCCAGATGGCTGGCACGTCGTCGTAGTACTGGGTCTTGGGCTCGGTGTAGCGCGGCATGCGGGCGCGGATGGCGAAGATCTTCGCACCGCCCCAGCCATGGCGGGTCACTCCCCGGTAGAAGCCGCACTCGCTCGAGTCGCCCGTGCCCACGCAGGCCTTGTCGGAGAGGATGTTCAACTCGGTCCGGTTGGCGAGCGTGCCGTTGAAGCGCGTGGGCGCCTTGGCCGCCGTCTTCCCATCCGCGGAGGCATAGCTCTGGCTGTTGCCTCCACACACGGTCCACTCGCCGCTGACGTCACCGCCCCCCAGGTTGTTGAAGAAGGTGAGGTTCGTGGAGCCGCAGCGGTTCCAGGAGGACACGCGGTTCCAGGCACTCGCGCCCGGTTGGTAGACCGCGATGTCATACAGCTCCATGGGGCCGCGGAAGTTGACCGTCATCTCCTCGTTGAAGGGCGCGAGCGGGCCGCTCACGGGCGTATCCGCCTTCTGACAGGCATTGGACGGGCAGGGCTGTCCCCATACGCCGGGCAACATGTTCGTCACGCGCTGGTACGAGCCCGTGCCCCCCACGTTCAGGATGCTCATGGTGGTCACCGGCGTGCCCGTGCCCTCCGGCAGGTCGTCTCCGAGGTCCTCGAGCGCGGCCGCCTGGCCCGCGGCACAGTCCGAGGCCTGGATGGGTTGGTCGCCGCCACCACCGCCACCGCCACTGCCTTCGGAGGGGTGGTCGGTGCCGGTCTGCCCCGAGCCTGGTTCCTCCGACGTCTGGGTATTTCCACAGGCAGTCCCCAGGAGCACGCACAGGGCGAGTGGGGCGAGCCAGGGACCACGCTTCATCCAGGGATTCTTCATGAGAGGGTTCCTCATTGTCTCAGTCTCAAGGCTTTTATCTGAAAAAATAGAAATAACAGGATTCTTCGTGGAAGCAGGGAATTTCGGTCTCACGTTTCCTCACCCCACCTGCGTCTGACGCGCCCGGCCAGGAGCGGGTAGAATCGGGCCTCCATGCCCAAGTCCGCTCCCCCCGAGCCCCCATCGCCCGCCCGGCCCGAGTCCTCGCCGGGCGCGTCTGGGACGAAAGAGGGGAAGGGCCTGGCGAGGAGTCCCGCCCCGAAACCCGGCGGGGATTTCTTTCCGGACGCCCCACGCCGCCCTCCCGCCGCGAAGGCTCCCGCCGGGTCCAGGATGGGGTCGGGTTCCGGGCGTCAGTCTCCCGGTTCCCAGTCACCGGGCGCCGGGGCGGACAGGGAGGCGCGGCGCATCCCGGGTCTCGTCGATCGCCCGCTCGTCAAGGGGGAGGAGAACGACGCGCACACCCGCTCGGTCATGAGGACGCGGCTGCTCGGGGAGGACACGGAGATCAACGCCGTGGATCAGGCGCGGCGCGAGGCGCGGTTGCTCGGCCAGATGGAGCACCAGGGCGAGGCGCCCACGCGCATCGTGAGCCAGTTGAACGAGCAGCTCAGTGGGGCGCAGGGCTCCGAGTTCAAGAGCATGCTGGCGCGCGAGCTCAAGCCGCAGTTGGATCGGCTCGCCGGCCAGGTGGACCAGGCCACCACCGAGAACCGGCGGAAGATCGCCGCGTTCATCTCGCGCGCCGCCCACATGGCCGGAAGCGAGAACGCCGGGACGTTCGACAAGATGCTCGCCGAGACGGCCAGCGCCGAGGCGAAACACCTCGCGGCCTTCTCTGGCGCGGGCGTGGCCGAGCGTGTTTCCGAATTCCAGGCCGCGCTGCGGTGCGCGGCGAGCCCGGCCTACCGCGCCACGCTCGTCGAGAAGAGCCGTGGACACATCGAGCGGCTGGCGCGTGACGCCATCCGCCTGCCGACCAATCAGTTCCATGACGTGTTGGTGTTGTTCCTGGGCACGTCGGAGGCGCTGGGACGGGTGGCCTGCAACACGATGTCGAAGGCCTTCCTGGCGGGAGCGCTCGGCCCGGGCTCCGCGGACGCGGCGGGCAAGCTCGTCAAGGCCCTGGGCCCGGCGCTCCTGGAGGCACCGGAGGGCGGCAACTGGGCCGTCCGGTTGATGTTGAATCTGGCGGAGAGTGGCAAGCACGACGTGGCCGCGGCCCTGGGCCAGAGCCTCCAGGACATCGTCCAGAAGGCGCGCGAGCGCTGTGGCCCGATGCTGGGCGCGGTGCAGACGGCGGTGGACAAGGGCGAGCTGCTCGAGCGCAGCCAGAAGCTCGACGGACACGTCTCGACGCTGGCCGAGCTGATGCCGATGTGCGCGCTGCTGCTCGCGGCGCGCAACGTGGTGCCGGGCGGGGGCAATGGCCCCCTGGTCACCGAGGCGCTCGTGGCGGTGGCGAGCCTCGACGCGGTGGGGACCACGGACAGCGGGCAGCGGTTGCTGCGCCAGACGCTCATCGCGGAAGAGCTGGGGGAACCGAGCTTCCTGGGCATCGTGCCCGTGGCGGTGCGCCCCCTGGGGCATCCCCGCATCCTCCAGTTGTTGGCCGAGTGCGGCCTGGCCGCTGCCCACTATCGCAACGGGGGCAGCCTGTTCGTGCAACGCGTCGCCCGCCAGGTGTTCCGGGCCCTGAGTGGGGTGGTCCTCGCGCGCAGTCAGAAGGGGGAGAGCGAGGAGGCGCGGAGGCTGCTGGGCTCGGCCCTCTGTCATCACGCGGCGCTGTACGGCATGAACTCGGAGGGGGGCCAGCTCACCGCCGAGCTGCTCGAGCGGTTGCGCGGCAACCCCGATCCCGAACAGGCCCCCCGCGTCCTGGCGGAGCTGGATGGGGTGGCGCGGACGCACCTCAGCCCGTACCGCACCGGCCACGTCGAGAGCCTGCGCGCGCTCGTCATGGCGCTGGCGGAGCGGGATCCCCTCGCCGCGCCGAGGTCGGCGGGCACCCGGCGGCGGGCGGGGGCGGCGCCGGTGATGAAGGCGATGGAGATGGAGCGTACGCACATCGTCCAGATGAAGAAGCTCCGGGCCGAGCGCGAGGCCGCCATGGCCGCGCGGGAGTCCTCCGCGAAACCCTCACCCGAGAAGGCTTCCTCCGTGAAGGCGCCTCCGGCGAAGACTCCGGCCACGAAGGCTCCGGCCACGAAGGCTCCGGCCACGAAGGCTCCGGCGATGGCCGCGGAGGCCCCACCGGCCGAGCCACCACCGCCCGCCGAGCGGAAGCCCGTGGACGACGAGCGATGGCGGGAGGGCACCAACGCGAGGTACCTGGAGCGCACGCACAACTTCCAGATGATGCGGCGTCAGCCCCGGCGGCAGGACCCGGACGAGGAGACCGCTCCAGCTCCACTCGAGCCGCCCGCTCCGGGAAGCCCCCGGTTTCGCGGGTGAGCGCCTACGGGGTGATGAACTTCCCGCCTTCACGCCGCACGACTTCCTTCAACTGCACGGACTCGCCGTAGCCGGAATGCATCAGGTAGACGAGGGTGGTGTTGGAGTCGGTGAGACGGTGACTTCGCGGTGAAGGGGAGGGGGGTTGGCTGGCGCGCGCGCCCGTTGCCTCTTACACTTGTCGGCGTGGGTGCACCCTCGACCGAAGACGGGGGGAAGAACGCGCGGCTGCGCGCACTCCCCTCCATCGAGCAGCTCCTCCGTCGCCCCTCCCTGGAGGCGCGGCTGGCGGGCGTTCCTCGCGCCCGGGCCGTCGCCGCGCTCCGTCTGGCCGTGGCATCCGTGCGCGAGCGGCTGCTCCAGGGCGAGGAGCGAGCGTTCGAGGACGCGGACGTGGACGGGGCCCTGCGCGCCCTGTCCACCCCGAACCTGAGGCCCGTGCTCAACGCCACCGGGGTGGTGCTGCATACCAACCTCGGCCGGGCGCCTCTCGCCCTGGAGGCCGTGGCGCGCGTGGCCAGCGTGGCGCGCGGCTTCTGCAACCTCGAGTATGACCTGGAGGAGGGCGAGCGGGGCAGCCGCTACGCCCCCGTCGTCGAGCTGCTCACCCAGCTCACCGGCGCCGAGGACGCCCTGGTGGTGAACAACTGCGCGGGCGCGGCGCTGTTGATGCTCGCCGCGCTGGCCTCGGGCCGCGAGGCGATCGTGTCCCGCGGCGAGCTGGTGGAGATCGGCGGCGGCTTCCGGGTGCCCGACGTGATGAAGCAGTCCGGGGCCCGGCTCGTGGAGGTAGGCACCACCAACCGCACCCGGCACTCGGACTATGAGTCCGCCCTCTCGCCGGACACCGGTGTGTTGATGAAGGTGCACCGCTCCAACTTCGCCCTGGTGGGCTTCACCGCCGAGGTGGAGGTCAAGGAACTGGCGGCGCTCGGCCGCGCGCGCGGCGTGCCCGTGCTGGTGGACCTGGGCTCGGGGGCCCTGGTGTCCCTGCCGGGCGAGGACTTCGTCCACGAGCCCACCGTTCCGGCCACCGTCGCCGCGGGCGCCGACGTGGTGGCCTTCTCCGGCGACAAGCTGCTGGGAGGCCCCCAGGCGGGCATCCTCGTGGGCCGCGCCGCGCTGCTCGCCCGTATCCGCCAACACCCGCTCACCCGGGCCCTGCGCGTCGACAAGATGACGGTCTCCGCGCTGGAGGCCACCCTGGAGCTGTACCGGGATGGCCGCCTGGAGGCGATTCCCACCTACCGGCTGCTCACCACGCCCGCGCCCGTGTTGGAAGCGCGCGCGCGACGGCTGCTCTCCCTGTTGACCCCCAAAGGCATTCATGCCCGGGTCGCGCCTGTTTCCGGACAGGTAGGTGGGGGGGCCATGCCCGCGGCCCGGTTGCCTTCTTTCGCGTGCGTCCTCAATTTCAACCAGCCAGCCGCTCTTCTGGAATGTCTTCGGAAAGCGGACGTTCCGGTGATCGGGCGGATCTCGGACGGGGATGTCGTTCTCGATGTCCGCTGCCTGGCGGAGGAGGACCTCGAGCCGGTTGCTGAAGCCGTCGCCATGGCTTCACAGGGAAGGCAGCCATGTTGAACAGCGCCGTTCTGGTGTTGAACCGCAACTATCAGCCTGTTCACGTCACCTCGGTGAAGCGGGCCGTCCTGCTGCTCTACCTCGGGGTGGCCAAGGCGATCGACTCGCAGTACCGGCTCTACGAGTTCGACGACTGGGCGGCCCTGAGCGCCACCACCGCCCATGACTCCATCAGCACCGTGGATCGGCGCATCCGCGTGCCCCGGGTGGTGGTGCTCTCCGCCTACGAGTACCTGCCCCGGGGTCGGGTGCGCTTCTCCCGCCTCAACATCTACGCGCGCGACCACGACACCTGCCAGTACTGCGCCCGGCAGCTCCCGCGCTCGGAGCTGAACCTGGACCACGTCATGCCCCGCTCCCAGGGCGGCAAGACGAGCTGGGAGAACGTGGTGTGCTCCTGCGTGCCCTGTAACCTGCGCAAGGGAGGCCGCACGCCGGAGCAGGCGGCCATGAAGCTCTTGCGCACCCCGGTCCGGCCCCGCTGGACGCCCTTCTTTCGCGGCGCGTCTCGCCGCGTCACCTACCGGGAGTGGTTGCCGTTCCTCAACCTGGCCGATGCGTCGTACTGGAACGTAGAATTGCTCGATGACTGAAACCGGACGACTCCGGATTCCAGGGGGTCGCCTGTCCGCCCGACGAGGTGACGGCCTGGGTCCGAGGGCCAAGGGTCTTTCCGTCCGGTCAGGGAGTCGACGAGCGGCCCGGGACGGGTTTTGATGCGGTTGCCTTGAACTCTCTCCGCTCCGCAGCCTCGCCTTCCGCTCCCAACGCCGCACCCGTGGAACCCACGGGCACCGCGCGGGCCCGCCCCCACCGCATCATCGCGGTGGGAGGCGGCAAGGGTGGGATTGGCAAATCGCTCGTGTCCTCCAACCTGGGAGTCGCGCTGGCGGCGCGAGGGCAACGCGTGCTGCTGGTGGACGCGGATCTGGGCGGGGCCAACCTCCACACGTGCCTGGGCGTGGGCCAGCCCACGGCGACGCTGTCCGACTTCCTGCTGCGCCCCAAGTCGCGGCTGGAGGACGTCATCGTGCCCACGGGCGTGCCGAACCTGTCGCTGATCGCCGGCGCGCTGGACGTGCTGGACGCGGCCAACATCAAGTACGCCCACAAGCAGCGGCTGCTGCGCAGCCTGCAGAGCCAGTCCGTGGACTATCTCATCCTCGATCTGGGCGCGGGCTCGAGCTTCAACACGCTCGACTTCTTCATCATCGCCGACCATGGCGTGCTGGTGCTCCTGCCCGAGCCCACCTCGGTGGAGAACGCCTACCGCTTCGTCAAGGCCGCCTTCTTCCGGCGCCTGCAGCAGGTGGAGGCGGAGTACGGCATCGAGCGGCTGGTGGAGCGTGCCCTGTCCACCCGCGAGGGCGCGAGCCGCACGCCGCTGGAGATCGTCCAGCACGTGCGCCAGCAGAGCCCCACGCTCGCCGCGAAGCTGGAGAAGGAGCTGGCCGCCTTCCGCGTGAAGCTGGTGCTCAATCAGGCCCGCACGGACGCGGACGTGAAGGTGAACGCCGCGGTGGTGTCCGCGTGGAAGAAGTTCTTCGGCCTCGAGATGGATGATTTCGGCGCCATCCGCTACGACGACGAGGCCTGGCGCGCGGTGCGCAAGCGCCGTCCCATCGTGCTGGACAAGCCCGATTCCCCCTCCGCCCTGGGCATCCAGCGCATCGCCGACCGTTTGTTGGCTCTCGACGGAGTGACTTCCCCATGAACCACTTCGAGCAACAGTCGTATTACGAGCTGCTGGAGGTTCCCGTATCCGCTTCACAGGCGCAGATCCTCGGCGCCTATACCCAGGCCATGGAGACATACGCGCCGGATTCCATCGCCGTGTACACGCTGGTGGACCCGGGACAGCTCGAGGCCCTGCATCAGCGCCTCGCCAAGGCCCGGGACGTGCTCTGCACGCTGGAGCGCCGCCTGGAGTACGACCGGGAGCTCGGGGTGACGCGGACTCCGGAGGAGCTGGCCCTGCTGCGGGGCGAGGACCTCGCGCGCGCGGCCGCCCCCCAGACGCCGGCCCCCGAGGGTTCCGAGATCGAGGCCCTGGAACTGCTCGAGACGGAAGTGGTGGTGGAGGACCCGTCCGCGGCGGAGGCCGCTCCGGTGGTGACGGCGGCCCCGATGGCCTCGGCCGCGCCCGTGGCGGAAGTAGCCCCCGTTGCCGAGACCGTGCCGGAGCAGGTGTCCACGCCCGTGGCGGAAGTGGCCCCCGTCGCCGAGACCGCGCCGGTGGTGGACGCGGCCTCGGTGGTGGTGGACCTGACGGCCATGCTGGAGGCCGCGCCGATGGGGGAGGAGTCCTCCGTCATCGTCGAGGCCTCGGTCGCGGTGGTGACTCCGCCCCCACCTCCGCCTCCGGAAGCCCTGCTGCCCGAGCCTCAGGTGGGCACGAAGCCCGTCGTCCACGCGCGGCCCTCCGCGCCGGCGAGAAGGCACGGCGGCGTCATTCCTCCTCCCTTGCCCGCGCGCCCGGGGTTGCGCCCGCCTCCCGCCCGCCCCGCGGTGGAGCCGTCGCGCGTGGTGAACCGTCCGTCCCCGGGACAACCGCCCGGCGAGGCCTCGGCGCTTCCCCCGGCGGCGCCCCTTTCCCCCGCCGAGCCGTCCCTCAATCGGCGCGACTCGCGCACCCGCCTCAAGACGGTCGTCGACATCTCGGCCGAGGCCGAGTTCAACGGCGAGCTGCTGCGTCAGGTGCGCGAGGGCCGCAACCTCTCGCCGCAGTCCCTGGCCGATCGCACCCGCATCTCCGTGCGGCACGTGGAGAACATCGAGGCGGATCGCTACGACCAGCTGCCCGCGCCCGTCTACCTGCGCGGCATGTTGATGAGCATGGCCCGGGAGCTCGGGCTGGACGGCCTGCGCGTGGCGCGCAGCTACATGGCCCTTGCTTCCTCGGAGGATAGGAAGAAGCGCTGAGCGGGAACGTCATTCCCCCGCATCTGCCCCTGGCAACGAAGTTGACACCCCAGGAGGCGCTGCCTAGAAAGGGCCAGAATGACGGAAGAAGAAAAGATCAAGGCGATGCGGCTGGCCCGCGCGATTGCTTCGGATATCTCGCTCTACAACGAGCAGAAGATCATCAAGGGCATCGAGCAGGACAACCTCTTCGAGGTCCTCAAGGAGGAGCTCGAGGAAGGCCGTGAGCTGTACAAGAGCCGCGTCAGCCCGGAAATCTTCCAGCGCATGAACTTCTTCGAGCGGGCCATCAACGACATCGTCCTGCGCTCCAAGGCGCACGTGAAGTCGAAGATTTGGTAGGCCCCGCCGTGCGCGAGCAGCTGGCCCCGCCCGAAGCCCGGGGTGAGCGGTTGGATCAAGTGCTCGCGCGCGTGTTCCCCGAGTTCACGCGCTCGCGCCTGCAGGGCCTCATCGAGTCCGGCCACGCCCGGGTCGACGGCAAGCCCGCCAAGGTCTCCCTGCGGCTCAAGGGCGGCGAGCGGCTCACCCTCGAGGTTCCCGCCCCCACGCCGGCCCTGCCGGTGGCCGAGGAGCTGCCCCTCGCGGTGCTGCGCGAGGACAAGGACCTGGTGGTGGTGGACAAGGCCGCGGGCATGGTGGTGCACCCGGGCGCGGGCCATGCCTCGGGGACACTCGTCAACGCGCTGCTGCACCGCGTGAAGGACCTGGCCGGAGTGGGCGGCGAGCTGCGCCCCGGCATCGTCCACCGGCTCGACAAGGACACCACGGGCTGCCTGGTCGTGGCCAAGCACGAGACCGCCCTGGTGGCGCTGCAGAAGGCCTTCAAGACACGCACCGTGGAGAAGACGTACCTGGCGCTCGTGCACGGCTCGCCCAAGGCCGCCGAGGGCCGGATCGAAACGCTCTACGGCCGTCACCCCGTGCACCGCCAGCGCTTCACCGGCAAGGTGAAGGAGGGCAAGCCCGCCCTCACCGTGTACCGGGTGCTCGAGTCCTTCGAGGGGGCCGCGCTGGTGGAGGTGGATCTGCTCACCGGCCGCACGCACCAGATTCGCGTGCACCTGGCCGAGCTCGGTCACCCCCTG
Above is a window of Cystobacter fuscus DNA encoding:
- a CDS encoding HNH endonuclease produces the protein MLNSAVLVLNRNYQPVHVTSVKRAVLLLYLGVAKAIDSQYRLYEFDDWAALSATTAHDSISTVDRRIRVPRVVVLSAYEYLPRGRVRFSRLNIYARDHDTCQYCARQLPRSELNLDHVMPRSQGGKTSWENVVCSCVPCNLRKGGRTPEQAAMKLLRTPVRPRWTPFFRGASRRVTYREWLPFLNLADASYWNVELLDD
- a CDS encoding mannosyltransferase family protein; this translates as MSASARLREWGARIAFPVGLFVFSRLALLLLARVSLVLETRLYRPPFKYPGLAGLEAFCWWDCGWYTGIAQEGYTRAQATNFFPLLPLLGRMVHELTGLSIPVALVGIAQVAGLLALVVLHQLFRELADEEEARTALLLFTAYPFAFFHSAGYPESLMVLLTALAVALSLRGRHGWAGLTLGVAGLARHLSLLAGFSLLYQQLRSRGGGVRALLHRDVLALLLPPLITSLYFVYLWRTFGDPQLWWKVRAQGWGGAWAGLGDWLRGKWAPEVGLYVGVSFIPGVGALLLLRQRQWWVLAAFALPLMLVLWTVGLVGLGRYSAAVWPAFLPLGAWLARRPALRDPIILGCALFQGMLVYFFVHSYPIN
- a CDS encoding nucleotidyltransferase domain-containing protein; its protein translation is MEDPILVRVVDALRSVPGVAALVLGGSRGRGTAGPTSDYDIGLYYEPDAPLDVAALRSAIAPLVDDPSSTVTSIGEWGPWINGGGWLTIAGVEVDLLYRDLGRVREVIAEGRQGRFSMNYQVGHPHGFCSVIWMGEVATCQPLLDPLGLIAELKGQTRPYPEPLRDALIARFGWEVGFAIDNAEIAARRSEQTHIAGCAYRALSCVAQVLFALNGRYLINEKGAVPEAATYPLTLEGLSKTQAEIWSDIGNADHASALRRLRGVSDGLRALVERAGMKAS
- a CDS encoding DUF2403 domain-containing lipoprotein, with the protein product MKNPWMKRGPWLAPLALCVLLGTACGNTQTSEEPGSGQTGTDHPSEGSGGGGGGGDQPIQASDCAAGQAAALEDLGDDLPEGTGTPVTTMSILNVGGTGSYQRVTNMLPGVWGQPCPSNACQKADTPVSGPLAPFNEEMTVNFRGPMELYDIAVYQPGASAWNRVSSWNRCGSTNLTFFNNLGGGDVSGEWTVCGGNSQSYASADGKTAAKAPTRFNGTLANRTELNILSDKACVGTGDSSECGFYRGVTRHGWGGAKIFAIRARMPRYTEPKTQYYDDVPAIWMLNARVVRTAQYGCNCRGMGSPGGCGELDVAEVIHGENPLYATSTIYSFEGATGSGSKYFQRPVKESATFIVIFDASGKIQMLRLAADAFNFGDTVSNTTVSEWLARTGLKMSLP
- a CDS encoding RluA family pseudouridine synthase, whose product is MVGPAVREQLAPPEARGERLDQVLARVFPEFTRSRLQGLIESGHARVDGKPAKVSLRLKGGERLTLEVPAPTPALPVAEELPLAVLREDKDLVVVDKAAGMVVHPGAGHASGTLVNALLHRVKDLAGVGGELRPGIVHRLDKDTTGCLVVAKHETALVALQKAFKTRTVEKTYLALVHGSPKAAEGRIETLYGRHPVHRQRFTGKVKEGKPALTVYRVLESFEGAALVEVDLLTGRTHQIRVHLAELGHPLLGDALYGAGRKPKGLAGAAQDVVGRQALHAWKLSFPHPRTGKVLRVEAPLPPDFTAALEVLRGR
- a CDS encoding helix-turn-helix domain-containing protein, translating into MNHFEQQSYYELLEVPVSASQAQILGAYTQAMETYAPDSIAVYTLVDPGQLEALHQRLAKARDVLCTLERRLEYDRELGVTRTPEELALLRGEDLARAAAPQTPAPEGSEIEALELLETEVVVEDPSAAEAAPVVTAAPMASAAPVAEVAPVAETVPEQVSTPVAEVAPVAETAPVVDAASVVVDLTAMLEAAPMGEESSVIVEASVAVVTPPPPPPPEALLPEPQVGTKPVVHARPSAPARRHGGVIPPPLPARPGLRPPPARPAVEPSRVVNRPSPGQPPGEASALPPAAPLSPAEPSLNRRDSRTRLKTVVDISAEAEFNGELLRQVREGRNLSPQSLADRTRISVRHVENIEADRYDQLPAPVYLRGMLMSMARELGLDGLRVARSYMALASSEDRKKR
- the selA gene encoding L-seryl-tRNA(Sec) selenium transferase, yielding MGAPSTEDGGKNARLRALPSIEQLLRRPSLEARLAGVPRARAVAALRLAVASVRERLLQGEERAFEDADVDGALRALSTPNLRPVLNATGVVLHTNLGRAPLALEAVARVASVARGFCNLEYDLEEGERGSRYAPVVELLTQLTGAEDALVVNNCAGAALLMLAALASGREAIVSRGELVEIGGGFRVPDVMKQSGARLVEVGTTNRTRHSDYESALSPDTGVLMKVHRSNFALVGFTAEVEVKELAALGRARGVPVLVDLGSGALVSLPGEDFVHEPTVPATVAAGADVVAFSGDKLLGGPQAGILVGRAALLARIRQHPLTRALRVDKMTVSALEATLELYRDGRLEAIPTYRLLTTPAPVLEARARRLLSLLTPKGIHARVAPVSGQVGGGAMPAARLPSFACVLNFNQPAALLECLRKADVPVIGRISDGDVVLDVRCLAEEDLEPVAEAVAMASQGRQPC
- a CDS encoding P-loop NTPase, which produces MGGGKGGIGKSLVSSNLGVALAARGQRVLLVDADLGGANLHTCLGVGQPTATLSDFLLRPKSRLEDVIVPTGVPNLSLIAGALDVLDAANIKYAHKQRLLRSLQSQSVDYLILDLGAGSSFNTLDFFIIADHGVLVLLPEPTSVENAYRFVKAAFFRRLQQVEAEYGIERLVERALSTREGASRTPLEIVQHVRQQSPTLAAKLEKELAAFRVKLVLNQARTDADVKVNAAVVSAWKKFFGLEMDDFGAIRYDDEAWRAVRKRRPIVLDKPDSPSALGIQRIADRLLALDGVTSP